From a region of the Dictyostelium discoideum AX4 chromosome 2 chromosome, whole genome shotgun sequence genome:
- the thrS2 gene encoding threonine-tRNA ligase, translating into MSFLKLTKSIQKINNFNNNKINLINKYFSTTNINNSGGGGNIKLNDGRIFKFEDKQTPLTIANKINKTIGKQSILSRLNGNKLISMKEIIEMSGKDYNIEFLNFEEHSDARICFWNSSSLVLARATMEYFKNENKEIELINFGHLVNPQTADNINQGTFYIDIFFKDKNQTIKDNDINKIKKIMEYIVKRNDKFEILKNDQQDQDQDQEESFIKFGEFKFKNNFLTIDSSNSIVSLDLIKNSSVVGPNKEYSELQRIVGISFPSKDQMNNWVEIQKIAALRDHRVIGKDQELFFFHPFSPGSCFFLPHGTKIYNKLLQFLRLEYRKRGYQEVISPNIYNQKLWETSGHWDNYKDNMFSFECDHTQYSLKPMNCPGHCLMYAHRARSYKELPMRIADFGVLHRNETHGSLSGLTRVRRFQQDDAHIFCTPDMIREEIKQCLDFMKYVYTIFNFTFHLELSTRPDSYLGELSVWEKAETSLSQVLTEFCGDKWTINHGDGAFYGPKIDIHLKDANGKNHQCATIQLDFQLPIRFNLEYSGGLNNNNNNNNNNEEINDNNNNNSLNRPVMIHRALFGSVERMMAILMEHTAGKWPFWLSPRQCIVIPVSNKFNQFAQEIQSKINLAGYDVDVDLNDSKLLSKKIREATVSQYNYIIVVGQEEIDTNILNVRKRDLPEDNKQVKLSLNDLFSEFKLNIEQFK; encoded by the coding sequence aaattaataaaacaattggtAAACAATCGATTTTATCAAgattaaatggtaataaattaatttcaatgaaagaaatcattgaaaTGAGTGGTAAAGattataatattgaatttttaaattttgaagaaCATTCAGATGCAAGAATTTGTTTTTGGAATTCAAGTTCATTAGTATTGGCACGTGCAACAAtggaatattttaaaaatgaaaataaagaaattgaattaattaattttggtcATTTAGTAAATCCACAAACTGCCGATAACATTAATCAAGGTACATTTTATAttgatatattttttaaagataaaaatcaaactattaaagataatgatataaataaaattaaaaaaattatggaATATATTGTAAAAagaaatgataaatttgaaattttaaaaaatgatcaaCAAGACCAAGATCAAGATCAAGAGGAgagttttataaaatttggtgaatttaaatttaaaaataattttttaacaattgattcaagtaattcaattgtatcattagatttaattaaaaatagttcaGTTGTTGGACCAAATAAAGAATATTCAGAACTTCAACGTATTGTTGGTATTTCATTCCCAAGTAAAGATCAAATGAATAATTGGGTAGAGATTCAAAAGATTGCAGCATTACGTGATCATAGAGTGATTGGTAAAGATCAAgaacttttcttttttcatcCATTTAGTCCTGGTAGTTGTTTCTTTTTACCACATGGTACAAAGATTTATAATAAACTTTTACAATTCCTACGTTTGGAATATCGTAAACGTGGTTATCAAGAAGTTATATCaccaaatatttataatcaaAAACTTTGGGAAACTTCAGGTCATTGGGATAATTACAAGGATAATATGTTTTCATTTGAATGTGATCATACTCAATACTCTTTAAAACCAATGAATTGTCCGGGCCATTGTTTAATGTATGCTCATAGAGCACGTAGTTATAAAGAGTTGCCTATGCGTATTGCTGATTTCGGAGTTTTACATCGTAATGAAACCCATGGCTCTCTATCTGGTCTCACTAGGGTAAGACGTTTTCAACAAGATGATGCTCATATCTTTTGTACACCAGATATGATTCGTGAAGAGATTAAACAATGTTTAGACTTTATGAAATATGTTTATacaatctttaatttcacttTTCATTTAGAATTATCAACTCGTCCAGATTCTTATCTTGGTGAATTATCAGTTTGGGAAAAAGCTGAAACTTCACTCTCTCAAGTTTTAACTGAATTTTGTGGTGATAAATGGACAATTAATCATGGTGATGGTGCTTTCTATGGTCCAAAAATTGATATTCATCTTAAAGATGCAAATGGTAAAAATCATCAATGTGCAACAATTCAATTAGATTTTCAATTACCAATTCGTTTTAATTTAGAATATTCTGGtggattaaataataataataataataataataataatgaagaaataaatgataataataacaataattcattaaatcgTCCAGTTATGATTCATCGTGCTTTATTTGGTTCAGTTGAAAGAATGATGGCAATTTTAATGGAACATACTGCTGGTAAATGGCCATTTTGGTTATCACCACGTCAATGTATTGTAATTCcagtttcaaataaatttaatcaatttgCTCAAGAAATTcaatctaaaattaatttagctggttatgatgttgatgtagatttaaatgattcaaaattattatcaaagaaAATTCGTGAAGCTACAGTCTctcaatataattatatcaTTGTAGTTGGTCAAGAAGAAATTgatacaaatattttaaatgttaGAAAACGTGATTTACCTGAAGATAATAAACAAgttaaattatctttaaatgatttattttctgaatttaaattaaatattgaacaatttaaataa